In a single window of the Rhodamnia argentea isolate NSW1041297 chromosome 2, ASM2092103v1, whole genome shotgun sequence genome:
- the LOC115755497 gene encoding cypmaclein-like isoform X2, whose product MASAKTSILFAILCLVLLLIFDGVQFQAEAQKIDCENRCNYRCSKSSRHKMCIKACNTCCQRCNCVPPGTSGNEDVCPCYANMTTHGGRHKCP is encoded by the exons ATGGCGAGTGCGAAAACGAGCATCCTCTTTGCAATCCTCTGCCTGGTCTTG CTGCTGATTTTTGATGGAGTACAATTCCAAGCTGAAGCTCAAAAAATTG ATTGCGAGAACAGGTGCAACTACAGATGCAGCAAGTCGTCGAGGCACAAGATGTGCATAAAGGCGTGCAACACGTGCTGCCAGAGGTGCAACTGCGTGCCTCCCGGTACTTCTGGGAACGAGGACGTTTGCCCTTGCTACGCCAACATGACCACCCACGGCGGCCGCCACAAATGTCCCTAG
- the LOC115755497 gene encoding cypmaclein-like isoform X1 produces MASAKTSILFAILCLVLVHELLIFDGVQFQAEAQKIDCENRCNYRCSKSSRHKMCIKACNTCCQRCNCVPPGTSGNEDVCPCYANMTTHGGRHKCP; encoded by the exons ATGGCGAGTGCGAAAACGAGCATCCTCTTTGCAATCCTCTGCCTGGTCTTGGTACATGAG CTGCTGATTTTTGATGGAGTACAATTCCAAGCTGAAGCTCAAAAAATTG ATTGCGAGAACAGGTGCAACTACAGATGCAGCAAGTCGTCGAGGCACAAGATGTGCATAAAGGCGTGCAACACGTGCTGCCAGAGGTGCAACTGCGTGCCTCCCGGTACTTCTGGGAACGAGGACGTTTGCCCTTGCTACGCCAACATGACCACCCACGGCGGCCGCCACAAATGTCCCTAG
- the LOC115755515 gene encoding uncharacterized protein LOC115755515 yields the protein MVGNSLASPLLYLKPSDTVTVALASAALSTSFSNSATSKVTSLAWPPSLSAKKWVVRASDVTVDLSEEQKKTWERCRDALSVFNFSNEEEDKILAKAFGQIHSPYWGEERKKEVPTYEALSETLDYLRSLTLSDEDLCKLLKKFPEVLGCELEDEVKNNVKVLEKDWGIKGKSLRNLLHRNPKVLGYNIDCKGDCMAQCTRCWVRF from the exons ATGGTTGGGAATTCCTTGGCTTCACCTCTGCTCTACCTTAAACCT AGTGATACTGTGACTGTTGCACTTGCTAGTGCTGCTTTAAGCACATCTTTCTCCAATTCGGCCACATCTAAAGTGACGAGCTTAGCTTGGCCACCAAGTCTCTCTGCTAAGAAATGGGTAGTACGTGCAAGTGATGTAACTGTAGATTTAAGCGAAGAACAGAAGAAGACATGGGAAAGATGTAGAGATGCTCTTTCTGTGTTCAATTTCAGCAACGAGGAGGAGGACAAGATACTTGCTAAAGCATTTGGCCAAATTCATTCCCCTTACTGGGGTGAAGAACGTAAAAAGGAAGTCCCTACCTACGAAGCTCTAAGTGAAACTTTAGATTATTTGAGGAGTTTAACCCTCTCAGACGAGGACCTTTGCAAGCTGCTCAAGAAGTTCCCTGAGGTTCTTGGATGCGAACTTGAAGACGAAGTGAAGAACAACGTCAAAGTCCTGGAAAAGGATTGGGGGATAAAGGGCAAGTCTCTTCGCAATCTTCTGCACCGAAATCCAAAGGTCTTGGGTTATAACATTGATTGCAAGGGAGACTGTATGGCACAGTGCACGAGATGCTGGGTTCGATTTTAA